A region from the Gemmatimonadaceae bacterium genome encodes:
- a CDS encoding multicopper oxidase domain-containing protein, protein MRFVKFVVPVVMIAAATAGAAIGDAKPVPTVERIDFDKTVRPTTPAYDARLAPASPAPIKEFRIPIKDATVQIADSVPYHAWTFGGTVPGPVLRVRQGDSVRITVVNEAPMPHSIDFHAARIPANVAYRMIMPHDSITFAFVARDPGAFLVHCGTPPVVMHLMQGMYFAMIVDPKNGWGTTADKEFVIVESEFYAQRTSAGADLQPDYASAQNKQPTYVVFNGRAFQYKANPLKVNVGDRVRFFVVNAGPNLDSDFHVVGALFDRVYPDGNPAHALDGVQTYPVPAGGGAVFETTFKANESGEGIYAFVTHSFADAEKGAVGMIQVGTPRQYATMAH, encoded by the coding sequence ATGAGGTTCGTGAAATTTGTCGTACCGGTCGTGATGATCGCCGCGGCGACCGCGGGCGCCGCGATCGGAGATGCGAAGCCCGTCCCGACCGTCGAACGAATCGACTTCGACAAAACGGTCCGCCCAACGACACCAGCGTACGATGCGCGTCTTGCGCCTGCATCGCCGGCGCCGATCAAGGAATTCCGCATCCCGATCAAGGACGCCACGGTGCAGATTGCCGACAGCGTGCCCTATCACGCGTGGACGTTCGGCGGAACGGTGCCGGGGCCGGTGCTCCGCGTCCGCCAGGGCGATTCCGTGCGCATCACGGTCGTCAACGAAGCACCGATGCCCCACTCGATCGACTTCCACGCCGCGCGCATTCCGGCGAACGTCGCCTATCGGATGATCATGCCCCACGACTCCATCACGTTCGCATTCGTCGCACGCGACCCCGGCGCCTTCCTCGTGCACTGCGGCACGCCGCCGGTCGTCATGCACCTCATGCAGGGGATGTACTTCGCGATGATCGTGGACCCGAAGAACGGCTGGGGCACCACCGCCGACAAGGAATTCGTGATCGTCGAAAGCGAGTTCTATGCCCAACGCACGAGCGCCGGCGCCGACTTGCAGCCGGACTACGCCAGCGCGCAGAACAAGCAGCCGACCTACGTGGTGTTCAACGGCCGCGCGTTCCAGTACAAGGCCAATCCGCTCAAGGTGAACGTCGGCGACCGCGTGCGCTTCTTCGTCGTGAACGCAGGCCCGAACCTCGACAGTGATTTCCACGTGGTCGGCGCACTCTTCGATCGCGTGTATCCCGACGGCAATCCGGCGCATGCGCTCGACGGCGTGCAGACGTATCCCGTTCCCGCCGGCGGCGGCGCCGTGTTCGAGACGACGTTCAAGGCGAACGAGAGCGGCGAAGGCATCTACGCGTTCGTCACGCACAGTTTCGCCGACGCCGAGAAAGGCGCGGTAGGCATGATTCAAGTGGGCACGCCGCGGCAATACGCGACGATGGCGCACTGA